In the Nitrospirota bacterium genome, one interval contains:
- a CDS encoding HAD-IA family hydrolase — translation MMGKTSVELLIFDLDGTLIESKWDIATSVNLTLGELGLPQRPLEEIFGFVGDGVKQLLRLSVGDNSRVTFEEALRVFRGQYLAHCLDRTTFYPGIGEMLTHFAGKRKAVATNKAIEYTNVILQGLGADHFQYVVGGDHGFGLKPEPGMLLHVMKELNVLPEQTVLIGDSTNDINGGHNAGIRVCAVGYGMGNRAKMEACQPDWFIERPEQLMELFI, via the coding sequence ATGATGGGAAAGACCTCAGTCGAATTGTTGATTTTTGATTTGGATGGGACGCTCATCGAGTCCAAGTGGGATATTGCCACGTCGGTCAACCTAACCTTGGGCGAGCTGGGACTGCCGCAGCGGCCACTCGAAGAAATCTTCGGGTTTGTGGGGGATGGGGTGAAACAATTGCTGCGTCTGTCGGTGGGCGACAACAGCCGTGTCACCTTCGAGGAAGCCTTGCGGGTGTTCAGAGGCCAGTACCTGGCCCATTGCCTCGATCGGACGACCTTCTATCCCGGCATTGGGGAGATGCTGACGCATTTTGCCGGCAAGCGGAAGGCTGTGGCGACCAACAAAGCGATCGAGTATACGAATGTGATTCTTCAAGGGTTAGGAGCCGACCATTTTCAATATGTCGTCGGAGGCGATCACGGGTTCGGCTTGAAGCCGGAACCGGGTATGCTGTTGCATGTCATGAAAGAACTGAATGTATTGCCCGAGCAGACCGTGCTCATCGGAGATAGCACCAACGATATCAACGGCGGGCATAACGCCGGAATTCGCGTCTGTGCCGTCGGATACGGGATGGGGAATCGCGCCAAGATGGAAGCCTGTCAGCCGGACTGGTTTATCGAACGACCGGAACAACTCATGGAGCTATTCATATGA
- a CDS encoding pitrilysin family protein, with the protein MKRETRNVKRGCFILTAMVIALIVPVLTACAENLALGDPRQMTFKPVEFTPPEPDRVVLENGMVVYLLEDHELPLVSITATMRTGGWLDPADKVGLASLTGSIMRTGGGGGLSAEQVDEELEQFAGDVGISIGRQSGSASLDVLSKDLKRGLQIFAGLIRTPAFEPAKVELAKLQSIEGIRRRQDNPGSIVGREFVKLLYGADHPTARESSIESVTRITREDLIAFHKKTVHPNGMMVGVTGDFEKTAMLALLREIFGDWKKGEVPVLTIAEVPQSQTPKPVVRFVNKDTSQTHLRVGHLSIKEQDPDYVSLAIANDILGGSSFRSRLFNDVRTKRGLAYSVGSRLNTGVHDQGVWLMRAETKLPSTQEVIARFIANMERMRTELVTDSELAEAKEAYVNSFVFSFASSSAIVGRLVELEYDGLPKDFLQQLRARVVALTKEEILAASKKHFHPERLTIVAVGAGEALPKLLSGFGEVKEVKVAP; encoded by the coding sequence GTGAAACGTGAAACGCGAAATGTAAAACGGGGATGCTTTATTCTGACCGCGATGGTCATCGCCCTCATCGTTCCGGTGTTGACCGCCTGTGCCGAAAATCTGGCGTTGGGCGATCCTCGGCAGATGACGTTCAAGCCGGTTGAGTTCACTCCTCCCGAACCGGATCGCGTGGTGCTTGAAAACGGCATGGTGGTCTATCTCCTGGAGGACCATGAGCTGCCGTTGGTCAGCATCACCGCGACCATGCGGACGGGCGGCTGGCTCGATCCGGCGGATAAAGTCGGCCTGGCGTCGCTCACCGGTTCCATCATGCGGACCGGAGGGGGTGGCGGTCTCTCGGCGGAGCAAGTGGACGAGGAGTTGGAGCAGTTCGCCGGAGACGTCGGTATTTCCATTGGACGGCAATCCGGTTCTGCGTCGCTCGATGTCCTGAGCAAAGACTTGAAGCGGGGGCTTCAGATTTTTGCCGGGCTGATTCGGACGCCGGCTTTTGAGCCGGCGAAGGTTGAACTGGCCAAGCTGCAGTCCATCGAAGGGATTCGCCGCAGGCAAGACAATCCCGGCTCCATCGTCGGCCGCGAGTTCGTGAAGCTGCTGTATGGGGCAGATCATCCGACTGCGCGTGAAAGCAGCATCGAGTCCGTCACCCGCATCACCAGAGAGGACTTGATCGCCTTTCACAAGAAGACCGTCCATCCGAACGGCATGATGGTGGGGGTGACGGGAGATTTTGAGAAGACCGCGATGCTGGCCCTGCTCCGAGAGATATTCGGCGATTGGAAGAAAGGCGAGGTGCCGGTGCTGACGATTGCCGAGGTGCCCCAGAGCCAGACGCCAAAGCCCGTCGTCCGGTTCGTCAACAAGGATACGTCGCAAACGCATCTGCGCGTCGGCCATCTGTCGATCAAGGAGCAGGATCCTGACTATGTGTCCTTGGCGATTGCCAACGACATTCTGGGGGGCAGTTCCTTCCGCAGCCGGCTCTTCAACGACGTGCGGACCAAGCGGGGCTTGGCCTATTCGGTCGGCAGCCGGTTGAACACCGGAGTGCACGATCAAGGGGTCTGGTTGATGCGCGCCGAGACGAAGCTGCCATCGACGCAAGAGGTCATCGCGCGGTTTATTGCGAACATGGAGCGGATGAGGACCGAGTTGGTGACGGACAGCGAATTGGCGGAAGCGAAAGAGGCCTATGTGAACTCGTTTGTATTCTCCTTTGCCAGTTCGTCGGCGATCGTCGGGCGGTTGGTTGAGCTGGAATACGATGGGCTCCCCAAGGATTTTCTGCAGCAGTTGCGGGCCCGCGTGGTGGCCTTGACGAAAGAGGAAATCCTGGCTGCCTCAAAGAAGCATTTCCACCCAGAACGATTGACGATTGTCGCAGTCGGGGCAGGCGAGGCCCTGCCGAAGCTGCTGTCGGGATTCGGGGAAGTCAAAGAAGTGAAGGTGGCTCCGTAG
- the pyk gene encoding pyruvate kinase, with amino-acid sequence MRKAKIVCTIGPASDSPAVLDQLIESGMDAARLNFSHGTHESHARAIKAIREAANRRQAAVAIIQDLQGPRIRIGDVDPGGIDLVAGQTVRLVTTLLRSGGQLGAQSLASSGMREISVAYQYLVRDVQPGARILIDDGLIELVAHRIIGSTVECGVVTGGRLTSHKGMNLPDTRISAPTLTDKDRDDLRFGIAQGVDYVALSFVRGPDDVVAARQLMADWGGDVPIIAKIERPEAVECLDAILDQADGVMVARGDLGVEMGPEAVPLLQKRIIAEANRRRRLVITATQMLESMTHHSRPTRAEASDVANAVFDGTDAVMLSGETAVGQHPVETVRVMNRIVRAAEEGARSWYVRSSIAPQEEGSFPEAICHSAFSAASVIGASVIVAFSERGTTARLLSKQRPAASIVGLTPFEAVRQRMALYWGVIPHTMRQIAQTDERIEEAERRLKTEGLAVTGQRIVILSGTRIGQPGETNLMKLHKIG; translated from the coding sequence ATGCGTAAAGCTAAAATCGTCTGTACCATCGGCCCCGCCAGTGATTCGCCCGCCGTGCTGGATCAATTAATTGAAAGCGGCATGGATGCGGCGCGCCTCAACTTTTCTCACGGGACTCACGAATCGCATGCGCGTGCGATCAAGGCCATTCGCGAAGCCGCGAATCGCCGGCAGGCGGCGGTGGCGATCATCCAGGACCTGCAAGGACCGAGGATCCGTATCGGAGACGTCGATCCGGGCGGGATCGATCTGGTGGCCGGCCAGACGGTGAGACTCGTGACGACTCTGCTCCGGTCCGGCGGTCAACTCGGCGCACAGTCTCTCGCGTCATCCGGCATGCGAGAGATTTCGGTGGCGTACCAATACCTGGTGCGGGATGTCCAGCCAGGCGCCCGCATCCTGATTGACGATGGACTCATCGAGCTGGTCGCACATCGCATTATCGGCAGCACCGTCGAATGTGGAGTCGTAACCGGGGGACGACTGACCTCGCACAAGGGCATGAATCTGCCGGATACGCGCATCAGCGCTCCGACTCTCACCGACAAAGATCGGGACGATCTCCGGTTCGGCATCGCCCAAGGAGTGGACTATGTGGCCCTCTCGTTTGTCAGAGGCCCCGATGATGTGGTGGCAGCAAGGCAGTTAATGGCCGACTGGGGCGGCGATGTGCCGATTATTGCGAAGATCGAACGGCCGGAAGCGGTGGAATGCTTGGACGCGATTCTCGATCAGGCGGACGGCGTGATGGTGGCGCGGGGCGATTTGGGCGTAGAGATGGGGCCGGAGGCGGTTCCGCTCCTCCAGAAGCGGATTATCGCCGAAGCGAACCGCCGGCGCCGACTCGTGATCACGGCCACTCAGATGTTGGAGTCGATGACGCACCACTCACGCCCGACAAGGGCTGAAGCGTCGGATGTGGCCAATGCCGTGTTCGACGGGACCGATGCCGTCATGCTGTCCGGAGAAACGGCGGTCGGGCAACATCCGGTTGAAACCGTCCGTGTCATGAACCGCATCGTTCGCGCCGCAGAAGAGGGGGCACGATCCTGGTATGTGCGCTCGTCCATCGCGCCACAAGAGGAAGGGTCCTTCCCTGAAGCCATTTGCCACTCGGCCTTTTCCGCAGCCTCAGTCATCGGGGCGAGCGTCATCGTGGCTTTTAGCGAACGGGGTACGACCGCGCGCTTGTTGTCGAAGCAGCGACCTGCCGCGTCGATTGTGGGATTGACTCCCTTTGAGGCTGTCCGGCAGCGGATGGCGCTGTACTGGGGTGTGATTCCTCATACGATGCGCCAGATCGCGCAAACCGATGAGCGGATCGAGGAAGCGGAACGCCGCCTGAAGACCGAGGGCTTAGCCGTCACGGGACAGCGGATCGTGATCCTCTCGGGGACCAGGATCGGTCAGCCCGGGGAAACCAATTTGATGAAGTTACACAAAATCGGGTGA
- a CDS encoding MBL fold metallo-hydrolase, with product MPLEDEFSDIIKKARMGQGLSVAEISRTTGLPGGDITALERGDPPRDRAEVRALAKALGLRPGPLEQIAIDQWEPSVASPISWVEAVRGSINGYGVQGYVVYDGGEALLIDTAYNASAMIDVLSKHHLRLVGICLTHGHADHADGIDQILKYREAPVYLGSEDVELLSWRPPADQLKAPEDGQTIAVGRLRVQCLATPGHTPGGICYRVEAESLHVCFVGDTLFAGSIGRSNPSALYQTHLGSVRTKVLGLPPEYRLLPGHGPGTTVREELDHNPFALDH from the coding sequence ATGCCGCTTGAGGACGAATTTTCAGACATCATTAAGAAGGCGCGGATGGGGCAGGGGCTGTCGGTCGCCGAGATCTCCCGGACTACTGGATTGCCTGGCGGAGACATCACTGCGCTGGAGCGCGGCGATCCTCCGCGCGATCGCGCCGAGGTGCGGGCCCTGGCGAAGGCGTTGGGACTTCGTCCCGGGCCGTTGGAGCAGATTGCGATTGACCAATGGGAGCCGTCGGTTGCGTCTCCGATCTCTTGGGTGGAGGCCGTACGGGGCTCGATCAACGGGTATGGTGTGCAGGGTTATGTGGTCTATGACGGCGGAGAGGCGCTGTTGATCGACACCGCCTACAATGCGTCGGCGATGATCGATGTATTATCAAAGCACCATCTGCGTCTGGTCGGGATCTGTCTGACGCATGGTCATGCAGACCATGCCGATGGGATCGATCAGATTTTGAAGTATCGTGAGGCGCCGGTGTATCTCGGATCGGAGGATGTCGAACTCCTGAGTTGGCGTCCGCCCGCCGATCAGCTCAAAGCGCCGGAGGATGGCCAAACAATTGCCGTTGGACGTTTGCGTGTGCAATGTCTGGCGACGCCTGGCCATACCCCTGGCGGGATCTGTTATCGAGTGGAGGCTGAGTCCCTGCACGTCTGTTTCGTCGGCGATACCCTGTTTGCGGGATCCATTGGCCGTTCGAATCCCAGTGCACTGTACCAGACCCATCTGGGGTCGGTCAGGACCAAGGTCCTCGGGTTACCGCCTGAATATCGATTGCTGCCTGGCCACGGACCGGGGACGACGGTTCGGGAAGAGCTTGATCATAATCCCTTCGCATTGGATCACTAG
- a CDS encoding site-2 protease family protein, giving the protein MSLDERSDDQPIRVGPLPAAAVDSEDLNDHSADDEFEETSFSKWILPLSLLVATIFTTLWAGAYQAYKGPIHGPVDFLLEHFETLWRGIPFAATLLGILVTHECGHYVLSRIHGVPASLPLFIPGPPHFIGTFGAIIRLRGPIMNRRALFDIGVAGPLAGFVVAVVALVIGLNLSTVVDRTATYGLQLGEPLLLQFISWLVVGSLPPQADIVLHPIGFAAWFGLFVTSLNLIPIGQLDGGHVAYALWGSRQRTIAFAMVPLLIMLGFVGWPGWWLWAFMSGIWGLGHPPVLDPHVPLGRGRVVVGWIALAVFILTFAPIPFSFH; this is encoded by the coding sequence ATGAGCCTCGATGAGCGGAGCGACGACCAACCGATCCGCGTCGGACCACTGCCGGCTGCGGCGGTAGATTCTGAAGATCTCAATGATCATTCCGCGGACGACGAATTCGAGGAGACGTCCTTCTCGAAATGGATCCTGCCCCTCAGCCTCCTTGTTGCGACGATTTTTACCACGCTCTGGGCCGGAGCCTATCAGGCCTATAAGGGGCCGATCCATGGGCCTGTAGACTTTCTCCTCGAACATTTCGAGACGCTTTGGCGCGGAATTCCCTTTGCCGCCACGTTGTTGGGGATTCTGGTGACCCATGAATGCGGTCACTATGTGCTCTCCCGCATCCACGGCGTGCCGGCTTCATTGCCGCTGTTCATTCCCGGTCCTCCCCATTTCATCGGGACATTTGGCGCCATCATCCGTCTTCGCGGGCCGATCATGAATCGGCGTGCATTGTTCGACATCGGTGTGGCTGGCCCGCTGGCCGGCTTTGTTGTTGCAGTCGTGGCGTTGGTCATCGGCCTGAACCTGTCGACGGTGGTGGATCGAACGGCGACCTACGGATTGCAGTTGGGCGAACCCCTGCTCTTGCAGTTCATCTCCTGGCTGGTCGTCGGATCGCTTCCTCCTCAGGCCGACATCGTCTTGCACCCGATTGGTTTTGCCGCTTGGTTCGGTCTATTTGTGACATCGCTGAATCTGATTCCCATCGGCCAACTCGACGGCGGGCATGTGGCGTACGCCCTATGGGGCTCCCGCCAACGCACGATCGCCTTTGCCATGGTGCCGCTGTTGATCATGCTGGGATTCGTGGGCTGGCCTGGCTGGTGGCTCTGGGCGTTCATGTCGGGAATCTGGGGTCTTGGCCATCCGCCGGTGCTCGACCCTCACGTGCCGCTCGGCCGTGGGCGGGTTGTGGTTGGATGGATCGCGCTTGCCGTGTTTATCCTCACCTTTGCCCCCATCCCATTTTCTTTTCATTAG
- a CDS encoding pitrilysin family protein: protein MMTHVSRFTMLLLALAVSFDLSHAASPGLADRVVEQKLANGLTVLMVERHQTPVVSLNMTFRVGGVNEQVGQTGLAHLYEHMAFKGTRTVGTKDYEKERPILEELFRVGTELEQRQREFARKNVGKSASPEERTAIEGLQKRFTELQEKAGQFVAGNEMALLYQRHGGVGLNAATGKDMTRYTISLPANRLPLWAALEADRMAHPVLREFYKERGVVMEERRLRNDDSANGLLFETFTSAAFRAHQYGIPTIGWESDILSLTPADTEAFFKAHYGPDNATIAIVGDINPKEVMALIEQTFGKIPAAPPQPPMVTAEPPQRGERRVEVEFDAEPSLAIGFHKPALGHPDDYVFDVIDAVLTDGLTSRLYANLVREKRIAASVNSDANYPGVRSPNLFVLNATPLAPHTTAEIEAAIYAELERLKTEPVSARELEKVLNNLDADLVRALRSNGGLASQLALYQTVAEDWRYALKARDKIAAVTTADIQRVAVEYFTKSNRTVATLVKKAGGKNVAAAQHEVAR, encoded by the coding sequence ATGATGACTCACGTTTCACGTTTCACGATGCTGCTGCTCGCGCTCGCTGTCAGCTTCGACCTGTCGCATGCCGCTTCGCCCGGTCTGGCGGATCGTGTGGTGGAGCAGAAGTTGGCGAACGGATTGACGGTGCTCATGGTCGAACGGCATCAAACGCCGGTGGTGTCGCTCAACATGACATTCAGAGTCGGGGGGGTGAACGAGCAGGTGGGGCAAACAGGCCTGGCGCACCTCTATGAACATATGGCCTTCAAGGGCACGAGGACGGTCGGGACGAAAGACTACGAGAAAGAGCGGCCGATTCTCGAGGAGTTGTTTCGGGTGGGAACCGAGTTGGAACAGCGGCAACGTGAATTTGCACGGAAGAATGTCGGGAAATCAGCCAGCCCCGAGGAGCGAACAGCGATCGAGGGGTTGCAGAAGCGATTCACCGAGCTGCAAGAAAAAGCGGGGCAGTTCGTCGCAGGGAATGAGATGGCCCTGCTCTACCAACGTCATGGAGGGGTTGGGCTCAATGCCGCGACCGGCAAAGACATGACTCGTTATACGATCAGTCTCCCTGCTAATCGTCTGCCCCTCTGGGCGGCGCTCGAAGCCGATCGCATGGCGCATCCCGTCCTCCGTGAATTCTACAAGGAACGCGGCGTAGTCATGGAGGAGCGGCGGTTACGGAACGACGATAGTGCGAACGGACTGTTGTTCGAAACCTTCACCTCGGCAGCCTTCCGAGCCCATCAATATGGGATTCCGACGATCGGCTGGGAGTCCGACATCCTGTCCCTGACGCCCGCCGACACCGAAGCCTTTTTCAAGGCCCACTACGGCCCCGATAACGCGACGATTGCGATCGTGGGCGATATCAATCCGAAAGAAGTCATGGCCCTGATCGAGCAGACGTTCGGGAAGATACCGGCCGCGCCTCCGCAGCCTCCCATGGTCACTGCCGAGCCGCCTCAACGGGGGGAGCGCCGCGTGGAGGTGGAGTTCGATGCCGAACCCTCTCTGGCCATCGGATTTCACAAGCCGGCGTTAGGCCATCCCGATGACTATGTCTTCGACGTGATCGACGCGGTGCTGACCGACGGACTTACGTCCCGGCTCTATGCCAATCTGGTCCGCGAGAAGCGGATCGCCGCCTCGGTGAACTCCGATGCGAATTATCCGGGGGTCCGTTCCCCGAACCTGTTCGTTCTCAATGCCACACCGCTGGCGCCCCATACGACGGCAGAAATCGAGGCGGCCATCTATGCCGAACTCGAACGGCTCAAGACGGAGCCGGTCTCCGCCAGGGAACTCGAAAAGGTGCTGAATAACCTCGATGCGGATTTAGTGCGGGCGCTTCGATCCAACGGAGGGCTGGCGTCTCAGCTGGCGCTCTATCAGACGGTGGCAGAAGACTGGCGCTATGCGCTGAAGGCCCGGGATAAAATTGCCGCAGTGACGACGGCGGATATCCAGCGTGTAGCCGTTGAGTACTTCACGAAGTCGAACCGTACGGTGGCCACATTGGTGAAGAAAGCCGGCGGAAAAAACGTCGCGGCGGCGCAGCATGAGGTGGCGCGATGA
- a CDS encoding 6-phosphofructokinase, translating to MESTVDRLEFVTVEGLLAYGEMLARRLSGEGVTLPPLSTSSVDRPQRTRDAMEKIRAFVQSAQGGFAGAEEYRAARRALIDEGCRGDELVFFAAWNALLAAGELAPLFRVPIKSVQKPAHRRPVAIVPRAQLTPQLVEDRIVLDLGEDRFWLLPRDLTGRTLLFTMRHGVSRVESSTYRVGRRLANVLDPERGVPKADAVGAALAKMLGLVGQQLDFLHIHNYLDPRTFVHLVSHSPNTRQLYERVIAALMQGQAQQADALPPVCDPALDSQDFGWVTGLEKKVEAEEAAQAFGVDVQTAKRLIKHPLYSYPGGHSFFDVYVDIVDGFRRLGQSHEGKAVCLYSHSSTLRALMIYLDPRPFREAFTEFGEYKEGQDNVVLLTYEQGLLSGYSTAVGLSARERAARETWVKVERERRDRITLKPRQIKRIVALVSGGDFAGAGAALKELRVTGHRFGLEVYFVRHGFLGLANNWIEAVTEDDTRGMGSHASSPIGSSRFEDFKSEQVQQVTMRHLRPYMEDGALVVIGGDGSLRGARALYEGFGVQAVGIPGTIDNNLAGTTSLGFHSAVSLANQSIESLKATSSAMGSVFFVEIMGAGSGHLALACAYQARAEGILVNEHPDPDAYIDDIIMGTLKRTLGVPNKSHLFVVAEQTPHRHHQDGGVRGLVEYVAGTLTTWPQFQARAGEYRLAPATKATILGHTLRGAPPTPEDKTIGQDLAYEAIRRLVKEPERVVGCMLAYRGPGTIEAIPLHAVAPKQFDWEIFARMHGSELP from the coding sequence GTGGAATCCACAGTGGACCGGCTTGAGTTTGTGACAGTCGAAGGACTTCTGGCCTACGGGGAGATGTTGGCGCGTCGCCTTTCCGGTGAGGGAGTGACGCTCCCACCCCTTTCGACGTCCTCAGTCGATCGACCACAACGAACTCGTGACGCCATGGAGAAGATCCGGGCCTTTGTGCAGTCTGCGCAAGGGGGCTTCGCCGGGGCAGAGGAATATCGAGCGGCCCGTCGCGCACTGATCGATGAGGGTTGCCGGGGGGATGAACTGGTGTTCTTTGCCGCCTGGAATGCGCTCCTTGCAGCAGGCGAGTTGGCCCCGCTCTTTCGCGTGCCGATCAAGTCCGTGCAGAAACCGGCCCATCGCCGGCCGGTGGCGATTGTGCCGCGCGCGCAACTGACACCGCAGTTGGTCGAGGATCGTATCGTACTGGATCTTGGTGAGGATCGGTTTTGGCTCTTGCCGCGCGACTTAACCGGCCGCACGCTCCTCTTCACGATGCGTCATGGTGTCTCCCGCGTGGAGAGCAGTACCTATCGAGTTGGACGTCGTCTCGCGAACGTGCTGGATCCTGAGCGAGGCGTCCCCAAAGCCGACGCAGTGGGTGCAGCCCTGGCCAAGATGTTGGGCTTGGTCGGGCAACAACTGGACTTCCTGCACATCCACAACTACCTCGATCCGCGCACCTTCGTTCATCTGGTGAGCCACAGCCCCAATACGCGGCAACTGTACGAGCGGGTCATCGCGGCGCTGATGCAGGGGCAGGCACAACAGGCTGATGCGCTCCCTCCAGTCTGCGATCCCGCCTTGGACTCTCAGGATTTCGGATGGGTCACGGGTCTGGAGAAAAAGGTAGAAGCCGAGGAGGCCGCACAGGCATTCGGCGTGGATGTGCAGACAGCCAAGCGCCTGATCAAACATCCCCTTTACAGCTACCCGGGCGGACATTCCTTCTTCGATGTCTATGTGGATATCGTGGATGGGTTCCGCCGGTTGGGGCAGTCCCACGAGGGGAAGGCCGTCTGTCTGTACAGCCATAGCTCCACGCTGCGGGCGCTCATGATTTATCTCGATCCTCGTCCCTTTCGCGAAGCCTTCACTGAGTTTGGCGAATATAAAGAGGGACAGGATAACGTCGTCCTGCTGACCTATGAACAGGGACTCTTATCCGGCTATTCCACTGCGGTGGGTCTGTCGGCGCGTGAGCGGGCGGCGCGGGAAACCTGGGTGAAGGTCGAGCGCGAACGCAGAGACCGGATCACGCTCAAGCCCCGACAGATCAAGCGGATCGTGGCATTGGTCTCGGGCGGCGACTTCGCCGGGGCCGGCGCCGCGTTAAAAGAGCTGCGCGTGACAGGACATCGGTTTGGCCTGGAGGTCTATTTCGTTCGTCACGGGTTCTTGGGTTTGGCCAATAACTGGATCGAAGCGGTGACGGAAGACGATACCCGCGGTATGGGCAGTCATGCGAGCAGTCCCATCGGGAGCAGCCGCTTCGAAGATTTCAAGAGCGAGCAGGTGCAGCAGGTCACGATGCGGCATCTACGGCCTTACATGGAAGACGGCGCCTTGGTCGTCATTGGCGGGGATGGGAGTCTTCGAGGCGCGCGGGCGCTCTATGAAGGATTTGGAGTTCAGGCAGTCGGAATTCCCGGCACGATCGATAATAATCTTGCGGGGACGACCTCCCTGGGTTTTCATTCGGCTGTGTCGCTGGCGAATCAATCCATCGAGTCGTTGAAAGCTACCAGTTCCGCGATGGGCAGCGTCTTTTTCGTCGAGATTATGGGGGCCGGGTCCGGCCATCTCGCCCTCGCTTGTGCCTATCAGGCCAGGGCGGAAGGCATCCTGGTCAACGAGCATCCCGACCCAGACGCCTATATCGACGACATCATCATGGGTACGCTCAAACGTACGTTAGGAGTCCCGAACAAGAGCCATCTGTTTGTGGTGGCGGAACAGACGCCCCATCGCCATCACCAGGATGGCGGTGTGCGCGGTCTTGTCGAATATGTCGCAGGCACACTCACGACGTGGCCGCAGTTTCAGGCGCGTGCCGGTGAATATCGCCTTGCCCCAGCGACCAAAGCCACAATCCTCGGCCACACGTTACGGGGAGCGCCCCCGACCCCGGAGGACAAAACCATCGGACAAGATCTGGCCTACGAAGCCATTCGCCGCCTCGTCAAGGAGCCGGAGCGGGTGGTCGGGTGCATGTTGGCCTATCGCGGGCCCGGCACCATCGAGGCCATCCCACTTCACGCGGTCGCACCGAAGCAGTTCGATTGGGAGATCTTCGCCCGCATGCATGGAAGCGAACTGCCGTAG
- a CDS encoding barstar family protein, protein MISKLTLSTYLQSTKAPWTSLLIVKTGQRAESLVHPPPGFALKVIKGAKCQTTDGLLRECARALDFPDYFGQNWDALEECLADLEWLPAKGYILLITDAAQVLPDDEEEYTTLLEVLRDAGEAWGNGQAGMGRQQATPFHVLFAVSEREKNKRAHWGMTDVTTQPTRKPET, encoded by the coding sequence ATGATATCGAAGCTCACATTATCCACTTATCTTCAGTCGACGAAAGCTCCCTGGACCTCATTGCTCATCGTAAAAACAGGACAGCGCGCTGAATCGCTGGTGCATCCACCACCCGGATTTGCCTTGAAAGTCATCAAGGGCGCCAAGTGTCAGACCACCGACGGCCTGTTGCGCGAATGTGCCAGAGCCTTGGATTTCCCGGACTACTTTGGACAGAACTGGGATGCTCTTGAGGAATGTCTGGCTGACCTGGAATGGCTGCCGGCCAAGGGCTATATCCTCCTCATCACCGATGCGGCACAGGTGTTGCCAGACGATGAAGAAGAGTACACAACCTTGCTTGAGGTATTGCGAGACGCGGGAGAGGCCTGGGGAAACGGACAGGCGGGAATGGGCCGGCAACAAGCGACGCCGTTTCACGTGTTGTTCGCTGTATCGGAACGGGAGAAAAACAAGCGGGCTCATTGGGGCATGACAGACGTCACGACGCAACCGACTCGGAAGCCGGAAACCTAA
- a CDS encoding ribonuclease domain-containing protein, whose amino-acid sequence MDRIWKVYGIVVVLAGLLLCGLTGCPNVDSSPEPTVPSASVSSVQSPGPALHDATPPLDRLHRAEQAFPQKARDLLEAIRQHEDKALPGYIGGGVFQNRERRLPRGHYREYDVNPKIRGRSRDAERIVIEQATGRAYYSGDHYRTFTPMNETP is encoded by the coding sequence ATGGATCGAATCTGGAAGGTCTATGGAATAGTCGTCGTCCTTGCTGGGCTGCTGCTCTGTGGCCTCACCGGTTGCCCCAACGTCGACTCGTCGCCTGAGCCGACTGTACCATCTGCCTCCGTCTCATCCGTTCAATCCCCAGGGCCGGCTCTTCACGATGCCACACCACCTCTCGATCGACTGCATCGAGCCGAACAGGCCTTCCCACAAAAAGCCCGAGACCTCCTAGAGGCCATTCGGCAACATGAGGACAAGGCCCTCCCCGGATATATCGGAGGCGGGGTATTTCAGAATCGTGAACGACGACTGCCTCGCGGCCACTATCGTGAGTACGATGTGAATCCCAAGATACGCGGCCGCTCGCGGGATGCGGAGCGAATCGTCATCGAGCAAGCCACAGGAAGAGCCTACTATAGCGGCGACCATTATCGAACGTTCACTCCGATGAATGAGACACCATGA